In Gammaproteobacteria bacterium, a single window of DNA contains:
- a CDS encoding DUF6494 family protein codes for MDEEALNMSIRKFLKKVGITSQREIERAIDIANTEGRLDGNPVRVKITLECDLIDDALSIEDEIKY; via the coding sequence ATGGACGAAGAAGCCCTGAACATGTCGATACGCAAATTTCTGAAGAAAGTCGGTATTACATCGCAGCGCGAAATCGAACGTGCAATAGATATCGCCAATACCGAGGGACGCCTAGACGGCAATCCGGTCAGGGTCAAGATCACGCTGGAATGCGATCTGATCGACGACGCCCTGTCGATCGAAGACGAAATCAAGTACTAG
- a CDS encoding DUF3306 domain-containing protein, which yields MTEDSKESVLLRWSRRKQEAVQSTTGVGEDEPKETQASLDTTASTETETAPVLTDADMPPIESLDENSDFSGFMSEGVSDELRNLALRKLFKAPVFNIRDGLDEYDEDYTFFEKLGDVVTCDMKHHIEMKEQEEREARALAAEQDAEGEIEAMEAIEDDEDLEAMERIEDADIADKKSEIVSNADLQPENNQSADK from the coding sequence ATGACCGAGGACAGCAAAGAGTCGGTTTTACTGCGCTGGTCGCGGCGCAAGCAGGAGGCCGTGCAGAGCACCACCGGCGTCGGCGAAGACGAACCGAAAGAAACACAGGCCAGCCTTGACACCACAGCATCAACCGAGACCGAGACAGCCCCGGTACTGACCGATGCCGACATGCCGCCCATCGAATCGCTGGATGAAAACTCCGATTTCAGTGGCTTCATGTCGGAAGGCGTCAGTGACGAACTGCGCAACCTCGCGTTACGCAAGCTTTTCAAAGCGCCGGTTTTCAATATTCGTGACGGCCTCGACGAGTATGACGAAGACTATACCTTTTTCGAGAAACTCGGCGACGTGGTTACCTGTGATATGAAACACCATATCGAAATGAAAGAGCAAGAGGAACGCGAAGCCCGGGCGCTGGCAGCCGAACAGGATGCCGAAGGTGAGATAGAGGCCATGGAAGCAATTGAGGATGACGAAGATCTTGAGGCCATGGAACGCATCGAGGATGCCGATATCGCTGATAAGAAGTCCGAAATCGTATCAAATGCCGACCTGCAACCCGAAAATAACCAAAGTGCGGACAAATGA
- a CDS encoding formate dehydrogenase accessory sulfurtransferase FdhD: MTSVPQRRLPQLSNAGLKATANVIACNEYNEPVEGAIAVERALTIYLDKREIVTLMTLGNHPELLILGWLRNQRMIDDIEAIKAIQVDWEAEAVAITTHDGIEDLDAKLGRKTVTTGCGQGTVFGDLMEDIDKISLQPPALRQSAIYALLNQLNEFNEIYKNAGAVHGCALCSESQGIEQFIEDVGRHNAVDAIAGYMWLNDLQGHDKLFYTTGRLTSEMVIKVALMEIPVLLSRSGITAMGLEIAQQVGVTLIARAKGRHFLVYHGGELIEFDEIPPARPVRKSAS; encoded by the coding sequence ATGACTTCCGTCCCGCAGCGACGCCTTCCCCAACTCAGTAATGCCGGCCTCAAGGCCACGGCCAATGTTATCGCCTGCAACGAATACAACGAGCCGGTGGAAGGCGCGATAGCCGTGGAACGCGCGCTCACGATATATCTCGACAAGCGTGAAATCGTTACCCTGATGACGCTCGGCAATCACCCCGAGTTACTGATCCTGGGTTGGCTGCGTAACCAGCGGATGATCGATGATATCGAGGCGATCAAGGCGATCCAGGTTGACTGGGAGGCCGAGGCGGTCGCAATTACCACGCACGATGGTATCGAAGATCTCGACGCCAAGCTCGGTCGTAAAACGGTCACCACCGGATGCGGCCAGGGAACAGTATTTGGCGACTTGATGGAGGACATCGACAAGATATCGCTGCAACCGCCGGCACTCAGGCAATCTGCGATTTACGCGCTGCTCAACCAGCTCAATGAATTCAACGAAATTTACAAGAATGCCGGTGCCGTACACGGTTGCGCCCTGTGCAGTGAATCCCAGGGTATCGAACAGTTTATCGAGGATGTCGGCCGGCACAATGCGGTCGATGCGATCGCGGGTTACATGTGGCTCAACGACCTGCAGGGACATGACAAGCTCTTTTACACTACCGGGCGCCTGACATCGGAAATGGTCATCAAGGTCGCGTTAATGGAGATACCGGTTTTACTGTCGCGTTCCGGGATTACTGCCATGGGTCTCGAGATTGCACAGCAGGTCGGGGTAACCCTGATCGCCCGGGCCAAGGGTCGGCATTTCCTGGTTTACCACGGTGGCGAACTGATCGAGTTCGACGAGATTCCGCCAGCCCGGCCGGTACGCAAGAGCGCAAGCTAG
- the moaA gene encoding GTP 3',8-cyclase MoaA, which translates to MAETTPQNQLIDRYGRTVSYVRLSVTDRCDLRCVYCMPEKMKFVPRTQLLTLEEMESVGRAFIKLGVDKIRITGGEPLVRRNIMQLFNNLGASEGLRDLTLTTNATQLEKYARPLKDAGVTRINVSLDTLRPERFREMTRVGELKKTLDGIDAAIACNFDQIKINTVVLRNHNHDEILDLVNYCIDRGIDISFIEEMPLGQNDHHDRAVAYYSSDQILEDLEQHFEIVPSTMTTAGPSRYYQLTQQDNTRVGFISPHSHNFCESCNRVRVTAEGRLLLCLGQEHSLDLRHVIRANPGNPEALEQAIIDSMQIKPKGHDFNLNSQEILLRHMNLTGG; encoded by the coding sequence ATGGCCGAGACAACTCCACAGAACCAGCTCATCGACCGCTACGGGCGCACGGTCAGTTACGTGCGTCTGTCGGTTACTGACCGCTGTGACCTGCGCTGTGTTTACTGCATGCCGGAAAAGATGAAATTCGTGCCGCGCACACAGTTGTTGACGCTCGAAGAAATGGAAAGCGTGGGCAGGGCCTTTATCAAACTCGGCGTGGACAAGATTCGTATCACGGGTGGCGAGCCACTGGTGCGAAGAAATATTATGCAATTGTTCAACAACCTGGGTGCCAGCGAAGGCCTGCGTGACCTGACGCTGACCACCAATGCAACCCAGCTCGAGAAGTATGCGCGCCCTTTAAAGGACGCCGGTGTGACGCGCATTAATGTCAGCCTGGATACGCTACGCCCGGAACGCTTCCGTGAAATGACGCGGGTTGGCGAACTCAAAAAGACACTCGATGGCATCGACGCGGCAATCGCCTGCAATTTCGATCAGATCAAGATAAATACCGTGGTACTGAGAAACCACAACCATGACGAAATTCTCGACCTGGTAAACTATTGTATCGATCGCGGCATCGACATCAGCTTTATCGAGGAAATGCCACTCGGCCAGAACGACCATCATGACCGTGCCGTTGCCTATTATTCTAGCGACCAGATTCTCGAAGATCTCGAACAACACTTCGAGATCGTACCCAGCACAATGACTACTGCAGGCCCGTCTCGCTATTATCAGCTCACCCAACAAGACAATACCCGGGTTGGCTTTATTTCGCCGCACAGCCATAACTTCTGCGAATCCTGCAATCGCGTGCGTGTGACTGCAGAGGGGCGCCTGCTGTTATGCCTGGGGCAGGAGCATTCGCTTGATCTGCGCCATGTTATTCGGGCCAATCCCGGTAATCCGGAAGCGCTCGAGCAGGCTATCATCGACTCGATGCAAATCAAGCCGAAGGGACATGATTTCAACCTCAATTCCCAGGAAATACTGCTGCGCCACATGAATCTCACCGGCGGTTAG
- the moaB gene encoding molybdenum cofactor biosynthesis protein B, translating to MSQDREFVPLRIAVLTVSDSRDEATDKSGALLVKMLGASGHPLAEKAIVPDNKYRIREVVSRWIADESLPVVLTTGGTGVTGRDGTPEAVTPLLDKVIDGFGETFRSLSYQTIGTSTLQSRAIAGVANGTYIFCLPGSAGACKDAWTQLISSQLDYRTRPCNLVELMPRLRET from the coding sequence ATGAGTCAGGATCGAGAATTCGTGCCCTTGAGGATAGCGGTATTGACCGTGTCTGACTCGCGCGACGAGGCAACCGACAAGTCGGGCGCCTTACTGGTTAAAATGCTTGGCGCATCGGGCCACCCGCTCGCCGAGAAAGCCATCGTTCCGGACAACAAGTATCGCATTCGTGAAGTGGTCTCGCGCTGGATTGCCGATGAATCGCTGCCGGTTGTTTTAACCACCGGGGGTACTGGTGTTACCGGCCGTGACGGTACCCCCGAAGCGGTCACGCCGTTGCTCGATAAGGTTATCGACGGTTTTGGTGAAACCTTTCGCAGCCTTTCCTACCAGACTATCGGCACCTCGACCCTGCAATCGCGTGCGATAGCGGGCGTGGCCAACGGTACCTATATATTTTGCCTGCCGGGTTCTGCGGGAGCCTGCAAGGATGCCTGGACGCAGTTGATCAGTAGCCAGCTTGATTACCGAACTCGTCCCTGTAACCTGGTTGAGTTGATGCCGCGATTACGCGAAACCTAG
- a CDS encoding DUF3305 domain-containing protein produces the protein MEKMDLEDFDQELPDRMNLAVIMEKQPSTHPWAEFRYDAIGVVVHDGEEKSVSRIYQDGEVEHFLVTGLDLQLHLDECESYYHNLMSPEPGCFIVADQPDTSDEMPIPYLVSLSFDEVHAYLEGDEQIYSVPIPPQLYRWAEAYVLTHYVAIKKTKRKLKNWHQTEKPGTTSGGNRS, from the coding sequence ATGGAAAAAATGGATCTGGAAGACTTCGACCAGGAGCTTCCCGACCGCATGAACCTCGCGGTGATCATGGAAAAACAGCCCTCGACACACCCCTGGGCGGAGTTTCGCTACGATGCGATCGGGGTTGTTGTGCACGACGGCGAAGAAAAATCGGTATCCCGGATTTACCAGGATGGCGAGGTCGAGCATTTCCTCGTCACTGGTCTGGATCTGCAGTTGCATCTCGACGAATGCGAAAGTTACTACCACAACCTGATGTCGCCCGAACCGGGTTGTTTCATCGTTGCCGATCAGCCCGATACCAGTGACGAAATGCCAATACCCTACCTGGTTTCGCTAAGTTTCGACGAGGTTCACGCCTACCTCGAAGGAGACGAACAGATTTACTCGGTGCCGATTCCGCCGCAACTTTACCGCTGGGCAGAAGCCTACGTATTGACACACTATGTCGCGATCAAGAAAACCAAGCGCAAGCTTAAAAACTGGCACCAAACGGAAAAGCCCGGAACGACCTCCGGGGGCAACCGGTCATGA
- a CDS encoding HesA/MoeB/ThiF family protein, whose protein sequence is MNPAQKDRYARHIRLSQIGEKGQQAILDASALIVGVGGLGSPAAMYLAAAGIGKLILSDYDVVETSNLQRQIIHNNASVGENKVDSGRQTVQALNPDCKVEVIGYQLEGEELKQVIESVDIVLDCTDNYPTRFEINRYCVETDTRLVIGAAIRLEGQIMNYQPDANSSCYQCLYSHAYGAEESCEFEGVLGPVAGLIGTLQAVQTLLILAGQGEGLVNRLLLFDAFAMQWQSVTLPKNPNCPVCSKN, encoded by the coding sequence ATGAACCCGGCGCAGAAAGATCGCTACGCGCGTCATATCCGCCTGTCGCAGATCGGCGAAAAGGGTCAGCAGGCGATCCTCGATGCGAGCGCACTGATTGTCGGCGTTGGCGGTCTCGGCTCCCCTGCAGCCATGTACCTGGCCGCGGCGGGCATCGGTAAGCTCATTCTGAGCGATTACGATGTCGTCGAAACCTCGAATCTGCAGCGCCAGATTATTCATAACAATGCTTCGGTGGGAGAAAACAAGGTCGATTCGGGTCGGCAAACCGTGCAGGCGTTGAATCCCGACTGCAAAGTCGAAGTGATCGGCTATCAACTCGAAGGCGAAGAATTAAAGCAGGTCATCGAATCGGTCGATATCGTACTCGATTGCACCGACAATTACCCAACCCGCTTCGAGATCAATCGCTATTGCGTCGAGACCGACACGCGCCTGGTAATCGGTGCGGCGATCAGGCTCGAGGGTCAGATCATGAATTACCAGCCGGATGCCAACAGCTCTTGTTACCAGTGTCTGTACTCGCATGCCTACGGCGCCGAGGAATCCTGTGAGTTTGAAGGCGTACTGGGCCCGGTGGCTGGCCTCATCGGTACCCTACAGGCCGTGCAAACCCTGCTGATCCTGGCCGGTCAGGGTGAAGGATTGGTTAATCGGTTGTTACTGTTCGATGCCTTCGCGATGCAGTGGCAATCCGTAACCCTGCCCAAAAACCCGAACTGCCCGGTCTGCAGCAAGAATTGA
- the mobB gene encoding molybdopterin-guanine dinucleotide biosynthesis protein B, with protein sequence MSTSIPILGFSAYSGTGKTTLLRQLIPLLKARELRISVIKHAHHHFELDFPGKDSYELRKAGADQTVICTTTRMALITEFDEPADEPELHEIIDMLDTERADIILVEGYKDIQFPKIELHRETLGKPFLYQNDASVIALACDANPPAEIEIPVLDINDVNAIAEFIYVDFYSTTETT encoded by the coding sequence ATGAGCACCTCGATACCCATTCTCGGCTTTAGCGCCTACAGCGGAACCGGCAAAACCACGCTGTTGCGACAACTGATCCCGCTGCTCAAGGCGCGCGAATTGCGGATTTCGGTGATCAAGCATGCCCACCACCACTTTGAACTCGACTTCCCGGGCAAGGACAGCTACGAATTGCGCAAGGCCGGTGCCGACCAGACGGTCATCTGCACGACCACCCGCATGGCGCTCATCACCGAGTTCGACGAACCCGCCGATGAACCGGAATTGCATGAAATCATCGACATGCTCGATACCGAGCGCGCCGACATCATCCTGGTTGAAGGTTACAAGGACATCCAGTTCCCGAAAATAGAACTGCATCGCGAAACCCTGGGCAAACCTTTCCTTTACCAGAACGATGCATCCGTGATCGCGCTGGCCTGCGATGCAAACCCACCCGCGGAGATTGAAATCCCGGTGCTCGATATTAACGATGTCAATGCAATCGCAGAATTCATCTACGTGGATTTCTATTCCACAACCGAAACTACCTAA
- a CDS encoding carbon-nitrogen hydrolase family protein → MSRFRAACVQNTATRDIATNVGWVCKRIDEAAAAGADFITLPETVGLIEPVNEQIPASTYRETEDIGLAAFRGRASKHGVTILVGSQLILEDGKIFNRSFLLDTTGEIRARYDKLHMFDIVLKHGESYRESDAIAPGDTAVIVETEWGKLGLSICYDLRFGALYRALAQGGAEFITIPAAFTQTTGQAHWHTLVRARAIETGAFIIAPNQCGHHCDKRYSYGHSLIVDPWGEILADGGAEPGLIYADIDLGQVQKVRDRIPSLKNERPFTLEQQ, encoded by the coding sequence ATGAGCCGGTTTCGCGCAGCATGCGTGCAGAATACCGCGACCCGCGATATAGCGACCAACGTTGGCTGGGTTTGCAAGCGCATCGACGAGGCTGCTGCTGCGGGCGCTGATTTTATCACGTTGCCTGAAACCGTGGGTTTAATCGAGCCGGTCAATGAACAGATTCCAGCGTCTACCTACCGCGAAACCGAGGATATCGGCCTGGCTGCCTTTAGAGGGAGGGCAAGTAAGCATGGCGTTACCATCCTGGTCGGTTCGCAGCTGATACTCGAAGATGGCAAGATATTCAACCGCAGCTTCCTGCTGGACACGACCGGAGAGATTCGCGCCCGTTACGACAAGCTACATATGTTCGATATCGTACTAAAACACGGGGAGTCCTATCGTGAATCGGATGCCATCGCCCCGGGAGACACAGCGGTCATCGTCGAAACCGAGTGGGGCAAGCTGGGTTTATCGATTTGTTATGATCTGCGATTTGGTGCACTTTACCGCGCTTTGGCGCAGGGCGGGGCCGAATTCATCACGATTCCGGCCGCCTTTACGCAAACCACCGGCCAGGCGCACTGGCATACCCTGGTGCGGGCGCGCGCAATCGAGACCGGTGCGTTTATCATTGCCCCAAACCAGTGTGGACACCATTGCGACAAGCGCTACTCTTATGGACATTCGCTAATTGTCGATCCCTGGGGTGAAATCCTGGCGGATGGTGGCGCGGAACCTGGCCTGATTTACGCGGATATCGATCTTGGCCAGGTGCAAAAAGTACGTGACCGAATCCCTTCCCTGAAAAACGAGCGGCCTTTTACCCTCGAGCAGCAATAG
- the ald gene encoding alanine dehydrogenase yields the protein MLIGVPKEIKNHEYRVGMAPASVREAIKHGHKVMVETNAGDGIGVSDAEYEKIGAQVVDSPEEIFASAELIVKVKEPQAGERAMLREGQVLFTYLHLAPDPEQTKDLLASGAICIAYETVTSPHGGLPLLAPMSKVAGRMAIQAGAYCLEHPHGGLGMLLGGVPGVDPTKVVILGSGVVGTHSTHIAVGMGADVWVLDSNPEAIENHWRQFGRSTNSVFSTDDAIERHVVEADLVIGGVLIPGAEAPKLVTAQMVEDMKPGAVIVDVAIDQGGCCETSRPTTHADPTYIVDDVVHYCVANMPGGVPRTSTYALNNVTLPHVLALANKGYRQALKDDRWLRDGLNVHKGKITQREVARDLDYDYQDPESLL from the coding sequence ATGTTGATAGGTGTTCCCAAGGAAATCAAGAACCACGAGTACCGCGTCGGGATGGCACCCGCGAGTGTGCGCGAGGCGATAAAACACGGCCATAAAGTGATGGTCGAAACCAATGCCGGCGACGGTATCGGTGTTAGCGATGCCGAGTACGAAAAAATCGGCGCACAAGTCGTCGATTCACCCGAGGAGATATTCGCCAGTGCCGAATTAATAGTCAAGGTCAAGGAACCGCAGGCCGGGGAGAGAGCGATGTTGCGCGAAGGCCAGGTTCTGTTTACCTATTTGCACCTGGCACCGGATCCGGAGCAGACCAAGGACCTTCTGGCGAGCGGTGCGATTTGTATCGCCTATGAAACCGTTACCTCCCCCCATGGCGGCCTGCCTTTACTGGCGCCGATGTCGAAGGTGGCCGGACGCATGGCGATCCAGGCCGGCGCCTATTGCCTCGAACATCCGCATGGCGGGCTTGGTATGCTGCTCGGCGGCGTACCCGGCGTCGATCCGACCAAGGTCGTAATCCTGGGGTCCGGTGTGGTCGGTACCCATTCCACCCATATTGCAGTCGGCATGGGCGCCGATGTCTGGGTCCTCGATAGTAATCCCGAGGCGATCGAGAACCACTGGCGACAGTTTGGTCGCAGTACCAATTCGGTATTTTCGACCGATGATGCGATCGAGCGCCACGTGGTCGAGGCCGACCTGGTGATTGGCGGGGTTTTAATCCCGGGCGCCGAGGCACCCAAGCTGGTTACGGCGCAAATGGTCGAGGATATGAAGCCCGGTGCGGTCATCGTCGATGTCGCGATCGACCAGGGTGGCTGTTGTGAAACTTCGCGGCCAACCACGCATGCTGATCCGACCTACATCGTCGATGACGTGGTGCATTACTGCGTCGCCAATATGCCCGGTGGCGTGCCGCGCACGTCGACTTACGCGCTCAATAATGTGACCCTGCCGCATGTCCTCGCACTTGCCAACAAGGGCTATCGGCAGGCGCTCAAGGATGATCGCTGGTTACGTGATGGTTTGAACGTACACAAGGGCAAGATTACCCAGCGTGAGGTGGCTCGAGATCTCGACTACGACTATCAAGATCCGGAAAGCCTGCTGTAA
- the mobA gene encoding molybdenum cofactor guanylyltransferase encodes MSIGTRDITAVILAGGQGRRMGGQDKGLIEFNGQPLVSLLIDNLEQQSVDIIINANRNHDRYRNFGHPVISDQLEDYQGPLAGFASAMAAVASDYIVTLPCDSPLLVNDYVARFILSHEQTNAPIHVAFDGKRLQPVHALIKVDLRPSLLEFLDSGDRKIDRWYASHGFVQTDFSDCADMFRNINTPTDQQQLQARQ; translated from the coding sequence ATGAGCATAGGCACCAGAGACATCACCGCGGTGATTCTCGCCGGCGGTCAGGGCAGGCGCATGGGCGGTCAGGACAAGGGCCTGATCGAGTTCAATGGTCAGCCGCTGGTATCTCTTCTGATTGACAATCTCGAACAGCAGTCGGTTGACATTATAATCAATGCAAATCGCAATCACGATCGTTACCGAAATTTCGGCCACCCGGTCATCAGTGACCAGCTCGAGGATTACCAGGGTCCGCTGGCCGGCTTTGCCAGCGCCATGGCCGCGGTTGCAAGCGACTATATCGTGACGCTACCCTGCGATAGCCCGCTGCTGGTAAATGACTACGTTGCTCGATTTATCCTGAGCCACGAGCAAACTAATGCCCCTATCCACGTCGCCTTCGACGGTAAGCGACTGCAACCGGTGCACGCGCTGATCAAGGTTGATCTGCGGCCGAGCCTGCTCGAATTTCTCGATAGCGGCGACCGCAAGATCGACCGCTGGTATGCTTCGCATGGCTTTGTGCAAACCGATTTCTCGGATTGCGCGGACATGTTTCGCAATATCAACACACCCACGGATCAGCAACAGCTGCAGGCCCGGCAATGA